A stretch of Eleutherodactylus coqui strain aEleCoq1 chromosome 2, aEleCoq1.hap1, whole genome shotgun sequence DNA encodes these proteins:
- the LOC136610412 gene encoding olfactory receptor 11H6-like, whose protein sequence is MQENNKTVVTKFFLVGFQVSQVFKLFLLCFFLVVYCVTICGNLLIITLVSTSKTLHTPMYFFISQLSICDILLTTDIVPNMLHILMNNGGTITFIGCFTQFYLFCALEAFECFLLAVMSYDRYVAICNPLCYTSIMTSRHCVILAINCWVFGFSLMLINTISIATLDFCGPNIIDHLCCDLVPLEKLACSNTYMVDLEVYLLSIPIDLIPTIIIVVSYTCIALAVLRIPSGAGRHKAFSTCSSHLIVVSIFYWTMFSVYVIPTKGLTLTMGKILSLLYTVFTPLVNPIIYSLRNKDISKAVHEALHKHVSW, encoded by the coding sequence ATGCAGGAAAACAACAAGACTGTGGTTACCAAGTTTTTCCTTGTAGGATTTCAAGTAAgccaagtttttaaactttttctgttATGTTTTTTCCTGGTGGTTTACTGTGTGACTATATGTGGGAACCTCCTAATCATCACTCTGGTGTCCACCAGCAAGACCCTCCAcactccaatgtacttcttcatATCACAACTGTCCATCTGTGACATCTTGTTGACCACAGATATTGTCCCCAACATGCTCCACATCCTAATGAATAATGGGGGGACCATTACTTTTATTGGTTGCTTCACTCAGTTTTATTTGTTCTGTGCTTTGGAAGCATTTGAATGTTTTCTGCTTGCTGTGATGTCTTACGACAGGTATGTGGCCATCTGTAATCCCCTTTGTTACACCTCTATCATGACAAGCAGACACTGTGTGATATTGGCCATCAACTGTTGGGTATTTGGATTTTCTCTTATGCTGATTAACACTATATCAATAGCAACACTAGACTTTTGTGGACCAAACATCATTGACCATTTATGCTGTGACCTTGTTCCCTTAGAAAAGCTTGCCTGTTCTAATACATACATGGTTGACTTAGAGGTTTATTTGTTAAGTATTCCAATTGACCTCATCCCAACCATAATTATTGTTGTGTCTTATACTTGCATTGCTTTAGCAGTCTTAAGGATCCCATCTGGTGCTGGTAGAcataaagccttctccacctgcagCTCCCACCTCATTGTGGTCTCCATATTCTACTGGACTATGTTTAGTGTTTATGTCATACCAACAAAAGGTCTAACTCTCACCATGGGTAAAATCCTATCACTATTATATACTGTGTTTACTCCTCTGGTCAACCCCATTATATACAGTCTGAGAAATAAAGACATTAGTAAAGCTGTACATGAAGCACTTCATAAACATGTCAGCTGGTAA